From Acidobacteriota bacterium, a single genomic window includes:
- a CDS encoding phytanoyl-CoA dioxygenase family protein: MLSEFEKQQLDEAGLLVLNNFMSAERCAALHQRLAEIFAALGARAGAEFKQEPQTDRLANLVEHGELFERAIAEPKVLAAVAHVLGPDFKLSSLNARSPRPQSDWVQPLHCDTGALPDERGNKVCNVIWFLDDFTGENGAPRFVPGSHRAGRLPQDVLADASAPHPDEVLVLGKAGTLAVMNAHIWHGGTANRTAQPRLAMHSFYCRRDQPQQQYQKRLLSGAAQQRLTPELRQLLALDDPLNDELSSQSSGRSGFLR, from the coding sequence ATGTTAAGTGAATTTGAAAAGCAGCAACTCGATGAAGCGGGCTTGCTGGTGCTCAACAATTTTATGTCAGCGGAACGTTGTGCGGCTTTGCACCAGCGCCTGGCGGAAATCTTTGCCGCGCTCGGCGCACGCGCCGGAGCGGAGTTCAAACAGGAGCCGCAAACCGACCGGTTGGCCAATCTGGTCGAGCACGGCGAACTGTTTGAGCGCGCGATTGCCGAACCGAAAGTGCTGGCCGCCGTCGCGCACGTGCTGGGGCCGGACTTTAAGCTCAGCAGCCTGAATGCGCGTTCGCCGCGTCCGCAATCCGACTGGGTGCAGCCGTTGCATTGCGACACCGGCGCGTTGCCGGACGAGCGCGGCAACAAGGTTTGCAATGTGATCTGGTTCCTCGACGATTTCACCGGCGAAAACGGCGCGCCGCGTTTCGTCCCCGGTTCGCACCGTGCCGGGCGGTTGCCGCAAGACGTGCTGGCCGATGCCAGCGCGCCGCATCCTGATGAAGTGTTGGTTTTGGGCAAGGCGGGCACGCTGGCGGTGATGAACGCCCACATCTGGCACGGCGGCACGGCGAATCGCACGGCCCAACCACGCCTGGCCATGCACAGCTTTTATTGCCGCCGCGATCAACCGCAACAGCAGTATCAGAAACGGTTGCTGAGCGGCGCCGCGCAGCAGCGGCTGACGCCGGAGTTGCGCCAATTGCTGGCGCTGGACGATCCCTTGAATGACGAGTTGAGTTCGCAAAGCAGCGGACGCAGCGGGTTTCTGCGCTAG
- a CDS encoding protein kinase yields MLRLEPGQIFSHYRIIEQLGQGGQATAYKAEDLRLQRLVVIKTLLPELAATDTARRRFEREARLASALDHPNICAIFDIGETDGLYYIVMPFIAGPTLKQVIHQNGTQAGGQAHAGQPLAINSALSIALQIADALSAAHARGIVHRDIKPSNIIVNEQGQVKVLDFGLAKMIDGDEAGSNSLHDKSMTEMGVPYGTMGYGSPEQATGERVDHRTDVFSLGVLLYEMITGQQPFTGRNRIEIFHAVINAVPCPMRELQPGAPPVLQAQMQAMLDRALAKEPAERYATMVELREELKTLLRELAPNASISPTPVPLPPQRARGSAWRLSDAVGRVFSGGLFNRPGRGRGADSKAPQRAQRSDTGQPSKDPSGSASAAITLPMPARPAAARPVNWGTETKPTVAVLPFKNLSGNPEDSFYEFALADGLITELAHVHSLVVRPSSYIAQYVGHTVDPRQVGEELAASVVLTGSFLRTPDRFRFNAQLIATANGELRWSDKIDIPVRDMLTMQDELAERVIAGLKLKLTEEEQEKIDRPLTNNPQAYEYYLRGRDLLFKYTARTFDDSELDLAIGMFEQAVKLDPHFARAHAALGRCYVHHAQGYGGEHYYDLAERSLQRALALEPELPSASLQMVYVLLHRGEKEKALSLLADVRRDKPNDPAVFIIAGMLYRLNGQYDKALKQYDRLLELNPKDIVWASYNRGRIYSYQGRYEEALAELERGRKVEPEHPLIKTFSASVLLNQGRVDEARALAEETLHQHPHFEALHVFIARCLSVKGHHAEARALITEQVKATAAADHDIAFWLASFYALEDLRDEAIEWLQRAIKLGNENYPYFAQNKKLDRLRDDPRFIALMNELKARWEERN; encoded by the coding sequence ATGCTGCGGCTCGAACCAGGCCAGATTTTTTCGCACTATCGGATCATCGAACAGCTTGGGCAGGGCGGGCAGGCCACGGCATATAAGGCCGAAGACTTGCGCTTGCAACGCCTGGTCGTCATCAAAACCCTCTTGCCCGAGTTGGCCGCCACCGACACCGCGCGCCGCCGCTTTGAACGCGAAGCCCGCCTCGCCTCGGCCTTAGACCATCCGAACATCTGCGCGATTTTCGACATCGGTGAAACTGATGGGCTGTATTACATCGTGATGCCTTTCATCGCGGGGCCGACGCTGAAACAGGTCATTCACCAGAATGGCACTCAAGCCGGCGGACAGGCACACGCGGGGCAACCTCTCGCCATCAATTCCGCGCTCTCGATTGCATTGCAAATTGCCGATGCGCTCAGCGCGGCCCACGCGCGCGGCATCGTCCACCGCGACATCAAACCGTCGAACATCATCGTCAACGAACAGGGCCAGGTGAAAGTGCTCGATTTCGGCCTGGCGAAAATGATTGACGGCGACGAAGCCGGCAGCAACTCGCTGCACGACAAATCCATGACTGAGATGGGCGTGCCTTACGGGACGATGGGTTACGGCTCGCCCGAACAGGCAACGGGTGAGCGCGTAGACCATCGCACCGATGTGTTCAGCCTGGGCGTCCTGCTTTACGAGATGATCACCGGCCAGCAACCCTTCACGGGCCGCAACCGCATCGAGATTTTTCACGCTGTCATCAATGCCGTGCCGTGCCCCATGCGCGAATTGCAGCCCGGTGCACCGCCTGTGTTGCAGGCGCAGATGCAGGCCATGCTTGACCGCGCGCTGGCCAAAGAACCGGCTGAGCGTTACGCGACAATGGTCGAGTTGCGGGAAGAATTGAAAACCTTGCTGCGCGAACTCGCCCCCAATGCCAGCATTAGTCCGACACCGGTTCCGTTGCCGCCGCAACGCGCGCGCGGTAGCGCCTGGCGTTTGAGTGATGCTGTGGGCCGGGTGTTCAGCGGCGGTTTGTTCAATCGCCCAGGGCGCGGACGCGGCGCTGACAGCAAAGCGCCGCAGCGCGCGCAGCGGTCCGACACCGGCCAACCCAGCAAAGATCCCAGCGGCAGCGCGAGCGCCGCCATCACGCTCCCCATGCCTGCCCGCCCAGCGGCGGCGCGCCCGGTCAATTGGGGCACCGAGACGAAACCGACCGTGGCGGTGTTGCCGTTCAAAAACCTGTCGGGCAATCCTGAGGATAGCTTTTATGAATTCGCGCTGGCTGACGGCCTCATCACCGAACTCGCGCATGTGCATTCGCTGGTCGTGCGCCCGTCGTCTTACATCGCGCAATACGTCGGCCACACAGTTGATCCGCGCCAGGTCGGTGAAGAGTTGGCGGCCAGCGTCGTGCTGACGGGCAGCTTTTTGCGCACGCCCGACCGCTTCCGCTTCAATGCGCAACTGATCGCCACCGCGAACGGCGAATTGCGGTGGAGTGACAAGATTGACATCCCCGTGCGCGACATGTTGACGATGCAGGACGAACTGGCCGAACGCGTGATCGCCGGGCTGAAATTGAAACTGACCGAGGAAGAGCAGGAGAAGATTGACCGCCCGCTGACCAACAATCCACAGGCCTATGAATACTACTTGCGCGGGCGCGATCTGCTCTTCAAATACACGGCGCGCACTTTTGACGACAGCGAACTCGACTTGGCGATTGGGATGTTCGAGCAGGCCGTCAAACTCGATCCGCACTTCGCGCGCGCGCACGCCGCGTTGGGGCGCTGTTACGTTCATCACGCGCAAGGTTACGGCGGCGAACATTACTACGATCTGGCCGAACGCAGTTTGCAGCGCGCGCTGGCGCTCGAACCCGAATTGCCGAGCGCGTCGTTGCAGATGGTTTATGTGCTGTTGCATCGCGGCGAAAAAGAAAAAGCCCTGTCCTTGTTGGCCGATGTGCGGCGCGACAAACCGAACGATCCGGCGGTCTTCATCATCGCGGGCATGCTCTACCGGCTGAATGGGCAATACGACAAAGCGCTCAAACAATACGACCGGCTGCTTGAACTCAATCCCAAAGACATCGTTTGGGCCAGTTACAATCGCGGGCGCATTTACAGCTATCAGGGCCGTTATGAAGAGGCGCTGGCCGAATTGGAGCGCGGGCGTAAGGTCGAACCCGAACATCCGCTGATCAAAACCTTCAGCGCCAGCGTGCTGCTGAACCAGGGCCGCGTGGACGAGGCACGAGCCCTGGCCGAAGAAACCTTGCACCAGCATCCGCACTTCGAGGCCTTGCACGTTTTCATCGCGCGCTGTTTGAGCGTCAAAGGGCACCACGCCGAGGCACGCGCGTTGATTACCGAACAAGTCAAGGCGACCGCCGCCGCCGATCACGACATCGCCTTTTGGCTGGCGTCGTTTTATGCACTGGAAGATTTGCGCGACGAGGCGATTGAATGGCTGCAACGCGCGATCAAGCTGGGCAACGAAAACTATCCGTACTTTGCGCAGAACAAAAAGCTCGACAGGTTGCGCGATGATCCACGCTTCATTGCACTGATGAACGAATTGAAAGCACGCTGGGAAGAGAGGAACTAA
- a CDS encoding phosphotransferase family protein, protein MPTTDTAPIRPGEQLNWQALESYLRVHLPRQLAGVAFAPDAALIVEQFPGGHSNLTYCVQFGNHEFVMRRPPFGPVAPTAHDMPREFRLLAAIHPVFNLAPRPYLLCEDTSVIGAPFYLMERRRGLIVRHSIPPEIGADLTLRRQISEGLVDTLAALHAVDIAAHGLDKLGKPAGFVKRQVEGWAARWERSKTTDLPEMTALAEWLREHLPAEPARHTLVHNDFKLDNVMLDPREPARVIAVLDWEMCTVGDPLVDLGLLLCYWPQPGDPPVLTGSLSPVTMQPGWYLRDELVARYAAKTGCALAGIDYYYILALFKLAVVLQQIYYRYHVGQTQDERFQDFDQRVAALVMTGYERMRKQT, encoded by the coding sequence ATGCCGACAACCGACACCGCACCCATTCGACCCGGCGAACAACTCAACTGGCAAGCGCTGGAAAGTTACCTGCGCGTCCATCTGCCGCGGCAATTGGCGGGCGTAGCGTTTGCGCCGGATGCCGCGCTAATCGTTGAGCAATTTCCCGGCGGCCATTCCAATCTGACCTATTGCGTGCAATTCGGCAATCACGAATTCGTCATGCGCCGTCCGCCGTTCGGCCCCGTCGCGCCGACGGCGCACGATATGCCGCGCGAGTTTCGGTTGCTGGCAGCGATTCATCCGGTTTTCAATTTAGCGCCGCGACCGTATCTGCTGTGCGAAGACACCAGCGTGATCGGCGCGCCGTTTTATCTAATGGAGCGGCGGCGCGGGCTGATTGTGCGGCACAGCATTCCGCCGGAAATTGGCGCTGATCTGACCTTGCGGCGGCAGATCAGCGAGGGGCTGGTGGATACGCTGGCGGCGCTGCACGCGGTAGACATCGCCGCGCATGGCTTAGACAAATTGGGCAAGCCGGCTGGCTTCGTCAAACGCCAGGTCGAAGGCTGGGCCGCACGTTGGGAGCGTTCCAAAACGACCGACTTGCCGGAAATGACCGCGCTGGCCGAATGGTTGCGCGAACACTTACCGGCGGAACCGGCGCGGCACACGCTGGTGCACAACGATTTCAAACTCGACAACGTGATGCTCGATCCGCGTGAACCGGCGCGCGTCATCGCCGTGCTCGATTGGGAAATGTGCACCGTGGGCGATCCGCTGGTAGATTTGGGTTTGCTGCTGTGTTACTGGCCGCAACCGGGCGATCCGCCGGTGTTGACCGGTTCGCTCAGCCCGGTGACCATGCAACCCGGCTGGTATTTGCGCGATGAACTCGTGGCGCGTTATGCCGCCAAGACCGGCTGCGCGCTCGCGGGAATTGATTACTATTACATTCTGGCGCTCTTCAAACTGGCGGTCGTGTTACAGCAGATTTACTACCGCTATCACGTCGGCCAGACGCAGGACGAACGCTTCCAGGATTTCGATCAGCGCGTGGCGGCGCTGGTCATGACCGGTTACGAACGGATGCGGAAACAGACGTGA
- a CDS encoding zinc ABC transporter substrate-binding protein — protein sequence MYTHKLQTRMAALVAACALFAALILPAPSRAAGPLQVMTATTDLAALAQEIGGDKIAVESIARGYQDPHFVEAKPSFLLKLRKTDLLMVVGLELEIGWLPPLITQSTNPKIQVGAPGYFDASRFAQILEMPAGQVSRAEGDVHPQGNPHYWLDPQNGLRVAKGIQAKLSEMRPADAAYFAQRYAAFEQHLKQADQKWLEMMKPYAGRKIVTYHRSWPNFVKHFNLNVIGYVEPRPGIPPSPQHTVELIKQMKNENVKVIAVEPYFDLKTPNAIARDTGGQVVVLIPSVGGEKEITDYFKLFDNDIAKLKQALDATR from the coding sequence ATGTACACTCATAAGCTACAAACTCGAATGGCCGCTCTGGTTGCGGCGTGCGCGCTTTTTGCTGCGCTCATCCTGCCGGCGCCCTCGCGTGCCGCTGGCCCATTGCAAGTCATGACTGCCACCACTGACCTCGCCGCGCTGGCGCAAGAGATCGGCGGCGACAAGATCGCGGTCGAATCTATCGCCCGCGGCTACCAGGATCCGCACTTCGTCGAAGCCAAGCCCAGCTTTCTGCTGAAACTTCGCAAGACCGATCTGCTGATGGTCGTTGGCCTCGAACTTGAGATCGGCTGGCTGCCGCCGCTTATCACGCAATCCACCAACCCGAAAATCCAGGTCGGCGCGCCCGGCTATTTCGATGCCTCACGCTTCGCCCAGATTTTAGAGATGCCCGCTGGCCAGGTGAGCCGCGCCGAAGGCGATGTTCACCCGCAAGGCAACCCTCATTATTGGCTCGATCCGCAAAACGGTCTGCGCGTTGCCAAGGGGATTCAGGCCAAACTCAGCGAGATGCGCCCTGCTGATGCCGCCTATTTTGCACAGCGCTACGCGGCCTTCGAGCAGCATCTCAAGCAAGCCGATCAGAAATGGCTTGAGATGATGAAGCCCTATGCCGGCCGCAAGATCGTCACGTACCATCGCTCGTGGCCCAATTTCGTGAAGCATTTCAATCTCAACGTCATCGGCTATGTCGAGCCGCGCCCTGGCATACCGCCGAGTCCGCAGCACACCGTCGAACTCATTAAGCAGATGAAGAACGAGAATGTGAAAGTCATCGCCGTCGAGCCTTACTTTGACCTGAAAACACCGAACGCGATCGCGCGCGACACCGGCGGCCAGGTCGTGGTATTGATTCCTTCGGTCGGCGGCGAAAAAGAAATCACCGATTACTTCAAGCTGTTCGACAACGACATCGCCAAATTGAAGCAGGCGCTTGATGCGACGCGCTAA
- a CDS encoding metal ABC transporter permease has protein sequence MDILLFLLAPFVASLILTGIHAYLGVHVVERGVIFVDLALAQIAALGATVAIVVGMDPHGAGAYWVSLAFTFLGAAIFAFARTHRGRIPPEAFIGIAYAVASATAILLMSKATHETEHLKDMLVGNILAVSWPEVTKTAILYGAVGIFHFIFRKKFLLISLNHDKAEGLGLNVRFWDFLFYASFGFVVTSSVAIAGVLLVFCYLIVPSVGAMLFADRIGPRLAIGWTMGTLVSALGCYLSVQIDTPTGATIVVTFGAVLVVMFLVHLIVHHGRNGNSLTVSHTAQEEVLSTKLEL, from the coding sequence ATGGACATTTTACTCTTTTTACTCGCCCCTTTCGTCGCGAGCCTAATCCTGACTGGCATTCATGCCTACCTCGGCGTTCACGTCGTCGAGCGTGGTGTCATTTTCGTTGACCTCGCGCTCGCACAGATCGCCGCGCTGGGCGCCACCGTTGCCATCGTTGTTGGCATGGATCCGCATGGTGCCGGTGCCTACTGGGTCAGCCTCGCCTTCACTTTTCTAGGCGCCGCCATTTTCGCTTTTGCCCGCACCCATCGCGGTCGTATTCCACCGGAAGCCTTCATCGGCATTGCCTATGCTGTGGCCTCTGCCACTGCAATTTTATTGATGAGCAAAGCCACGCATGAAACCGAGCATCTCAAAGACATGCTCGTCGGGAATATTCTCGCGGTCTCCTGGCCCGAGGTTACCAAAACCGCCATCCTTTACGGTGCGGTTGGCATTTTTCATTTCATCTTCCGCAAGAAATTCCTCCTGATTTCCCTGAATCATGACAAAGCGGAAGGGCTTGGCCTCAACGTCCGTTTCTGGGACTTCTTGTTCTATGCCTCCTTCGGCTTCGTCGTCACTTCTTCGGTGGCCATCGCCGGCGTGCTGCTCGTTTTCTGCTACCTCATCGTGCCGTCGGTCGGCGCGATGCTCTTTGCGGACCGCATCGGCCCGCGCCTGGCAATCGGCTGGACGATGGGCACGCTGGTTTCGGCGCTCGGTTGTTATCTCAGCGTGCAGATTGATACGCCCACCGGAGCCACAATCGTGGTGACGTTTGGCGCCGTTCTCGTGGTCATGTTCCTGGTCCACCTCATCGTTCATCATGGCCGAAATGGCAATTCGCTGACGGTATCTCACACTGCCCAAGAAGAGGTTCTTTCGACGAAACTGGAATTGTAA
- a CDS encoding CHAT domain-containing protein, translating into MSPMRLFVLPSLIILSALVGLRAPAQTPAPLVVGQAVERELQAGETHRYAFVGLAGQYLHVVVLQKGVRLTAAVLTQTGAHVASGDRANWMYGPKSIHLVSDADTEYILQIEAIEGAPQGRYTAQLTTARPASPRARQLVEAQTVFSTAFALAQTVETRAQAPEKYLAALQLYRAAGDPEGEAMTLTELGLVTYFLGARRQSIDWYRQAVPVWRSFNDQYGEARAVNNLGVSHADLGELPESREYYQQALPLWRALGDLNGQARTLNNLSAIHFLLGEWQAGLDLSQQALDLWRTAGDRSSEPFALNTLGLLFFELGDPAQALEYQQQALTRVRAATPKTTQLAGLEARVLNNIGEVFIARREETQALRYLNEALTLRRQLADKQSQAMTLTNLGYVHNFAGRRAEALASYEAALQLARETSYRFVEATILKKLGELFAQTDPPKARESLRASLALFHAAAERDAEAEVLHFLARVERALGDTAAARAHLEESLKLTEGLRTKVGSLNERALFFARKQDYFTTYIDLLMQEHALRPDAGDDRLALQTNERARARSLLELLTEARAEVQRGAPPELLARLQALRALIVGKTDRLLRLKGNQAPAEQLTSLETEIRQVTVEYEDAQAQLRQHPRYAALTQPQPLQLAEMQTLLDPQTLLLQYALGPERSYLWVVSRDGLQSHVLPGRAEIETAADEVHELLTAPQPRPGETFAQRAARIKAAETLYWPAAARLSQMLLGPLAATLNGQRLVIVPDGALHAVSFSALPQPVTTPTATPQPLIAQHEIAYLPSASVLAVQRRERRAPAPQTVAVFADPVFAADDFRVASRGNTPKTIRPTAKLDLAAQLTRSVPAASWLREEIALPRLQNSRGELEAIAALVPRGRALIARDFAANRAAALDPKLKQYRIIHFATHALVNDEHPVLSGIVLSLVNPDGSPRAGFLQLHDVYNLDLAAELVVLSACQTARGQTVKGEGVIGLTRGFLYSGAQRVVASLWAVDDTATRQLMEQFYRGMLQQKLSPAAALRQAQLALWRQRPAQSPYYWSAFALYGEWR; encoded by the coding sequence ATGTCCCCCATGCGGCTGTTCGTTCTTCCATCCCTCATCATTTTGTCGGCGTTGGTTGGCCTGCGCGCACCGGCGCAAACGCCCGCGCCCCTTGTCGTCGGCCAAGCGGTCGAACGCGAGTTGCAGGCCGGCGAAACGCATCGGTACGCGTTCGTGGGGTTGGCGGGGCAATACCTGCACGTCGTGGTACTGCAAAAAGGCGTGCGGCTGACGGCGGCGGTTCTGACGCAAACAGGTGCGCACGTAGCCAGCGGCGACCGCGCCAACTGGATGTACGGCCCGAAATCCATCCACCTTGTCAGCGATGCTGACACCGAATACATCCTGCAAATCGAAGCCATCGAAGGCGCGCCGCAGGGCCGTTATACCGCGCAACTCACCACCGCCCGGCCCGCCAGCCCGCGCGCGCGCCAGCTGGTCGAAGCCCAGACAGTGTTCTCCACGGCCTTCGCGCTGGCGCAAACAGTCGAGACGCGCGCGCAGGCGCCGGAAAAGTATCTGGCCGCGTTGCAGCTTTATCGCGCGGCGGGCGACCCCGAAGGCGAGGCGATGACCCTGACGGAATTGGGGCTGGTGACTTATTTTCTGGGCGCGCGGCGGCAATCCATTGACTGGTACCGGCAAGCCGTGCCGGTCTGGCGTTCTTTCAACGATCAATACGGCGAAGCGCGCGCGGTCAACAACCTGGGCGTTTCGCACGCGGATTTGGGCGAGTTGCCCGAAAGCCGGGAGTATTACCAGCAAGCTCTGCCGCTCTGGCGTGCGCTCGGCGACCTGAACGGCCAGGCACGCACGCTCAACAATCTCAGCGCGATTCATTTTTTGCTGGGCGAATGGCAGGCGGGACTCGATCTCTCGCAACAGGCGCTCGATCTCTGGCGCACGGCGGGCGACCGCAGCAGCGAGCCGTTTGCACTCAACACGCTGGGCCTGCTCTTTTTTGAATTGGGCGATCCGGCGCAGGCCTTGGAGTATCAGCAACAAGCCCTGACGCGCGTCCGCGCCGCCACGCCCAAAACCACCCAACTGGCCGGCCTGGAAGCGCGCGTGCTCAACAACATCGGCGAGGTTTTCATCGCGCGGCGCGAGGAAACGCAGGCGTTGCGCTATCTAAACGAAGCGCTGACGCTACGCCGCCAGCTTGCCGACAAGCAAAGCCAGGCGATGACGCTGACCAATCTCGGCTATGTGCACAACTTCGCGGGCCGCCGCGCGGAAGCGCTGGCGAGTTATGAAGCAGCGTTGCAATTGGCGCGCGAAACCAGTTACCGCTTTGTCGAAGCGACCATTCTCAAAAAGCTCGGCGAGTTGTTTGCGCAGACCGATCCGCCCAAGGCGCGCGAATCGTTGCGCGCCTCGCTCGCGCTCTTTCACGCCGCCGCAGAGCGGGATGCCGAAGCGGAGGTCTTGCACTTTTTGGCCCGCGTTGAGCGCGCGCTGGGCGACACGGCAGCGGCCCGTGCGCATCTGGAAGAATCGCTCAAGCTCACCGAAGGCTTGCGCACGAAGGTGGGCAGTCTGAACGAGCGCGCGCTGTTCTTTGCCCGCAAGCAGGATTACTTCACGACTTACATTGACCTGTTGATGCAAGAACACGCGCTGCGTCCCGACGCTGGCGACGACCGGCTGGCCTTGCAGACGAACGAGCGCGCCCGCGCCCGTTCGCTGCTGGAATTGCTGACCGAAGCGCGCGCCGAGGTGCAACGCGGCGCGCCACCGGAACTGCTCGCCCGCCTGCAAGCCTTGCGCGCGCTGATCGTGGGCAAGACGGATCGTTTGCTGCGGCTTAAGGGTAATCAAGCCCCAGCCGAACAACTGACCAGTCTGGAAACAGAGATTCGGCAAGTGACAGTGGAATACGAGGACGCGCAAGCGCAATTGCGCCAGCATCCGCGTTATGCCGCGTTGACTCAACCACAGCCCTTGCAACTGGCCGAGATGCAAACGTTGCTCGATCCGCAAACGCTGCTGTTGCAATACGCGCTCGGCCCCGAACGCAGCTATCTGTGGGTGGTTTCGCGCGACGGTTTGCAAAGCCACGTCTTGCCCGGACGCGCCGAAATCGAGACGGCGGCGGACGAGGTTCACGAACTGTTGACCGCGCCCCAGCCACGCCCCGGCGAAACCTTTGCCCAACGTGCCGCACGGATCAAAGCAGCGGAAACCCTTTATTGGCCGGCGGCGGCGCGCCTGAGCCAAATGTTGTTAGGCCCACTGGCCGCCACGCTCAACGGGCAACGGCTCGTGATCGTGCCCGACGGCGCGTTGCACGCCGTTTCTTTCAGCGCGTTGCCGCAACCTGTGACAACGCCAACCGCCACGCCGCAACCATTGATCGCGCAGCATGAAATCGCCTACCTGCCTTCCGCTTCGGTGCTGGCTGTGCAGCGGCGGGAACGACGTGCACCCGCCCCCCAAACGGTCGCGGTCTTTGCCGACCCGGTTTTTGCAGCGGATGATTTCCGCGTGGCCTCGCGTGGCAACACGCCAAAAACGATTCGCCCCACGGCCAAACTCGACCTCGCCGCGCAACTCACGCGCTCCGTGCCCGCCGCCAGTTGGTTGCGCGAAGAGATCGCCCTGCCCCGGCTGCAAAATTCGCGCGGCGAGTTGGAGGCGATTGCAGCCCTTGTCCCGCGCGGCAGGGCGTTGATCGCCCGCGATTTCGCAGCCAACCGTGCCGCCGCCCTCGATCCCAAACTCAAGCAGTACCGCATCATCCACTTCGCCACGCACGCACTGGTGAATGACGAACATCCGGTGCTATCGGGCATCGTGCTCTCGCTGGTCAACCCGGACGGTTCGCCGCGCGCGGGCTTTCTGCAATTGCACGATGTTTACAACCTCGACCTCGCCGCTGAGTTGGTGGTCTTGAGCGCCTGCCAGACCGCGCGCGGCCAAACCGTTAAGGGCGAAGGCGTCATCGGCCTGACGCGCGGCTTTCTTTACAGCGGCGCGCAGCGCGTGGTGGCGAGCCTTTGGGCCGTGGACGACACGGCGACGCGCCAATTGATGGAGCAGTTTTATCGCGGCATGTTGCAACAGAAACTGTCCCCGGCGGCGGCCTTGCGCCAGGCGCAACTGGCGCTCTGGCGGCAACGTCCGGCGCAATCCCCTTATTATTGGAGCGCCTTTGCGCTCTATGGCGAGTGGCGCTAA
- a CDS encoding RNA 2'-phosphotransferase produces the protein MCDQFTRKSPGKEGQEVVQSAHARRCMWRWRSFSEDDTRIRVNQGHSVEIELGHAPAMPPELLYHGTATRFLAPIYKQGLLESARHNVHLSADVETAWRVGQRRGQPAALTVKTALMHQAGYAFYLSANGVWLTEHVPPAHLAPGLANV, from the coding sequence ATGTGCGACCAGTTCACCCGCAAATCGCCCGGCAAGGAGGGGCAGGAAGTAGTGCAGAGCGCGCATGCCCGGCGTTGCATGTGGCGCTGGAGGAGCTTCAGCGAAGACGATACACGCATCCGCGTCAATCAGGGCCATTCAGTCGAAATCGAATTGGGCCATGCGCCTGCCATGCCGCCGGAACTGCTCTATCACGGCACCGCCACGCGCTTCCTCGCGCCCATCTACAAGCAAGGCTTGCTTGAAAGCGCGCGCCATAACGTTCACCTTTCCGCCGATGTCGAAACAGCCTGGCGCGTCGGCCAACGCCGCGGCCAGCCCGCAGCGCTGACCGTCAAGACGGCGCTCATGCACCAAGCCGGTTATGCGTTTTATCTTTCGGCGAATGGGGTTTGGCTGACAGAACACGTACCACCCGCACATCTAGCGCCCGGCTTGGCGAACGTTTGA